The Pelodiscus sinensis isolate JC-2024 chromosome 13, ASM4963464v1, whole genome shotgun sequence genome includes a region encoding these proteins:
- the LOC102448152 gene encoding heat shock transcription factor, Y-linked-like, whose product MATTEKGQSDKGLEMDLPIAETLHVSAQDEMVDSATSISSAIPLCDKTAAGDSALRSIIEENAFQALSDGPWVKRPRLTLCEDNSTEDNDFLSLTFPKKLWKIVESDQFKSLWWDDDGNCVVIDEELFKKEVLERRGPLRIFETDCMKSFIRQLNLYGFSKMRQDFQRSASLAEFLAEEKAASAFSKLQFYHNPNFKRGYPHLLVRCKRRVGIKNTPPVAFSLEQEFSENCLKNEGRNSDIQSALGTASMEENDLVATASKENIQTCALRKPTVNKGLVRATARIRSGYTSSPAASLRQSDHATAEDNEKLNQLAPFHLPQNNSHTRVSNHDLDSTTTTSATSLYHVIPPVSNSPFGPVMGLPAFPAMYPDLSAMQAHWASLLPFCNPWFSMPMIAAASAISMSRSSHHRTPSYHHCPNCNCTSNNSPAAKGVGPKTTEYSGYHP is encoded by the exons ATGGCTACAACTGAAAAAGGTCAAAGCGATAAAGGATTGGAGATGGACCTTCCTATAGCAGAAACATTACATGTTTCAGCTCAGGATGAAATGGTTGATTCTGCTACCTCAATTTCTTCTGCTATTCCATTGTGTGATAAAACAGCAGCTGGTGACTCTGCCTTGAGGTCTATAATAGAAGAAAATGCTTTTCAAGCTCTGAGTGATGGACCATGGGTAAAAAGACCACGTCTTACTCTCTGTGAGGATAattccactgaagacaatgatttTTTATCCCTCACCTTTCCAAAGAAACTATGGAAAATTGTTGAAAGTGATCAATTTAAGTCACTTTGGTGGGATGATGATGGAAATTGTGTAGTGATTGATGAAGAGCTCTTTAAAAAGGAGGTGCTAGAAAGGAGAGGCCCTCTGCGAATTTTTGAAACTGATTGCATGAAAAGTTTCATCCGTCAGCTTAATCTCTATGGCTTTAGCAAAATGCGGCAAGATTTTCAAAGGTCTGCCTCACTAGCTGAATTTCTagcagaagaaaaagcagcaTCTGCTTTTAGCAAG TTACAGTTCTACCATAACCCGAATTTTAAGAGAGGCTATCCCCACCTCCTTGTAAGATGTAAAAGAAGAGTTGGCATCAAAAATACACCACCAGTTGCTTTCTCATTAGAACAGGAATTTAGTGAAAACTGCCTAAAGAATGAGGGAAGAAACTCAGACATTCAGTCTGCTTTGGGAACTGCTTCCATGGAGGAAAATGACCTTGTTGCAACTGCTTCAAAGGAAAACATTCAAACGTGTGCACTAAGAAAGCCTACGGTGAATAAGGGACTTGTCAGAGCAACTGCCCGAATCAGAAGTGGATACACTTCTTCACCTGCAGCTTCACTGAGACAATCAGATCATGCTACAGCAGAAGACAATGAGAAGTTGAATCAGCTGGCTCCGTTCCATTTACCTCAAAATAACAGCCATACTCGAGTCAGCAACCATGATCTAGATTCCACTACCACTACGTCTGCGACTTCTTTGTATCACGTCATACCTCCTGTATCAAATAGTCCTTTTGGACCAGTGATGGGGCTTCCTGCCTTCCCAGCCATGTATCCAGACTTATCAGCTATGCAGGCTCATTGGGCTAGTTTGCTGCCATTTTGTAACCCATGGTTCTCAATGCCTATGattgcagcagcctctgccatttccatgtcAAGATCATCTCATCACCGAACTCCATCGTACCATCACTGCCCTAATTGCAACTGCACTTCAAACAATTCACCAGCTGCCAAAGGCGTTGGACCAAAGACTACTGAATATTCAGGATACCACCCATAA
- the LOC112543818 gene encoding uncharacterized protein LOC112543818: MATNTSEKEEKFKVMFDMAVELISTDKNAFISEKSDKRHSSVSLMLDQKIPRDLPAKDILEEHDYKAVQEDANFSRKLHYHSCHQKTVETGEINVLLSLSFPKKLWKIVESDEFKSISWNENGDCVIIDEICFQREILDRRGILRIFDTDSMKSFIRQLNLYGFSKIRKNIISPHFQAEKNRTRARILLYHNPYFRRGYPFLIQRMKRRVGIKSNEQPNPINPNLKRRKPAAPKKYISFQDSVQPNDLQMPCLKETMCNNRPKKSINAGNGKMNHSYPVSTPWILENVTENSIQDNISSQRNPYMDSNATGSTCPDFLLTPEIGLEPSTGLHHLPSTYQDFVFMNAQFTTLMSFWNPWFSMLMAAASTIPLTETLNQQFTSPGQPCSLCNCHGNTEPSASYASANANSSDLL, encoded by the exons ATGGCTACAAATACttcagaaaaagaagaaaaatttaaAGTTATGTTTGATATGGCAGTAGAGCTAATATCCACTGACAAAAACGCcttcatttctgaaaaatcagataaAAGGCATTCATCAGTTTCTTTAATGCTGGACCAGAAGATACCAAGAGATTTACCTGCaaaggacattttggaagaaCACGATTATAAAGCTGTGCAAGAAGATGCCAACTTCTCCAGAAAACTGCATTACCATAGCTGTCACCAAAAAACAGTAGAAACAGGAGAGATAAATGtacttctttctctctcctttcccaaaAAACTGTGGAAAATAGTAGAAAGTGATGAGTTCAAGTCTATTAGTTGGAATGAGAATGGAGATTGTGTCATTATAGATGAAATCTGCTTTCAGAGAGAAATCTTAGACCGAAGAGGCATCTTAAGGATTTTTGATACCGATAGTATGAAAAGCTTCATTCGACAACTCAACCTCTATGGATTCAGTAAAATACGTAAAAATATCATTTCACCTCATTTTCAAGCAGAGAAAAACAGAACCAGAGCAAGAATACTG TTGTACCACAATCCATATTTTAGAAGAGGGTACCCCTTTCTCATTCAGAGAATGAAGAGAAGAGTTGGCATCAAAAGTAACGAACAGCCAAATCCCATCAATCCGAATTTGAAGAGAAGAAAGCCAGCTGCTCCAAAGAAGTATATTTCCTTTCAAGATTCAGTTCAACCAAATGACCTGCAAATGCCTTGTCTAAAAGAAACAATGTGTAACAACCGACCAAAGAAGTCAATAAATGCAGGGAATGGTAAAATGAACCATTCCTACCCAGTCTCTACCCCATGGATTTTGGAAAATGTAACTGAAAACTCTATACAAGATAATATTTCTAGCCAAAGAAATCCATATATGGATAGTAATGCCACCGGCTCAACTTGTCCAGATTTTCTCCTGACTCCAGAAATAGGGCTTGAACCCTCAACAGGACTCCATCATTTACCTTCAACTTACCAGGACTTTGTATTCATGAATGCTCAGTTTACTACTTTAATGTCCTTTTGGAACCCCTGGTTTTCAATGTTGATGGCAGCAGCTTCAACTATTCCTTTGACAGAAACTCTCAACCAACAATTTACTTCTCCAGGTCAGCCTTGTTCTTTATGCAACTGCCATGGTAACACTGAGCCTTCTGCCAGCTATGCTTCTGCAAATGCAAATTCTTCAGATCTCTTGTGA
- the LOC102443715 gene encoding protein EOLA1, which yields MRFGCLSFRQPYAGLVLNKIKTVETRWRPLLADYNNCTIAIHIAFKDWEDETWKEILLNRLAMTPTQVQELLEKGEKFGRGVIAGLVDIGETSRYPENLSPEKILELENQAVLTSLEQKYLTVISNPRWLLEPIPARGGKDIWKVDIPKELIPLEY from the exons ATGAGATTTGGCTGTCTTTCCTTTCGGCAACCCTATGCTGGATTGGTGTTGAACAAAATCAAAACAGTAGAGACTCGTTGGCGTCCTTTGTTGGCAGACTACAACAACTGCACTATTGCTATTCACATAGCTTTTAAGGACTGGGAAGATGAAACCTGGAAAGAAATCCTTCTGAATAGACTTGCCATGACACCTACACAAGTTCAAGAGTTAttggaaaaaggggaaaaatttgGTAGAGGAGTTATTGCTG GGCTAGTTGACATTGGAGAGACATCACGGTATCCAGAAAACTTATCTCCAGAGAAGATTTTGGAGCTGGAAAATCAAGCTGTACTAACTAGCCTGGAACAGAAATACTTGACTGTTATTTCAAATCCAAGATGGTTACTGGAACCAATTCCTGCTAGAGGGGGCAAAGATATATGGAAAGTGGATATCCCAAAGGAACTGATCCCTTTGGAATATTAA